A genomic window from Candidatus Obscuribacter sp. includes:
- a CDS encoding ferrous iron transport protein A, with the protein MTLGDAKQGKTFLVTATKSDEVTLQAMRFGIGEGSQISIAKNIPGGPVIICRNEMELAVGRQLAALIEIREM; encoded by the coding sequence ATGACACTTGGCGACGCCAAACAGGGTAAGACATTTTTAGTCACTGCCACTAAAAGCGATGAAGTGACACTTCAAGCCATGCGCTTTGGCATCGGTGAAGGCTCGCAAATTTCAATTGCCAAAAACATTCCTGGCGGTCCGGTAATTATCTGCCGCAACGAAATGGAACTGGCCGTAGGTAGACAACTGGCAGCATTGATCGAAATCCGCGAGATGTAA
- a CDS encoding transcriptional repressor, translating into MEDNSDPVFDSLRKRGHRITAQRETILQIFRDQPHGEHLSAEELHARLVERGGSVSLATTYRTLKLLSSLGLLRELDFAEGHKHYELKQDTLPHQHIICTGCNLTLEFEDHFLEEAGQKIGARYNFEVIDAQFKIFGLCPNCKSGKLTRGPIK; encoded by the coding sequence ATGGAAGACAACTCAGATCCAGTCTTTGATAGCCTGCGTAAGCGCGGTCACCGCATCACTGCGCAGAGAGAGACTATCCTGCAAATTTTTAGGGATCAGCCCCATGGCGAGCATCTCTCCGCCGAAGAATTGCATGCCCGCCTGGTTGAACGCGGTGGCTCGGTCAGCCTGGCCACTACTTACCGCACTCTTAAACTCTTATCATCACTGGGGCTTTTGCGTGAACTGGATTTTGCCGAAGGTCACAAACACTATGAGCTAAAGCAAGATACACTGCCCCACCAGCATATAATTTGCACTGGATGCAATTTGACCCTCGAATTCGAGGATCATTTCCTGGAAGAAGCCGGGCAAAAAATCGGTGCACGCTACAACTTTGAAGTGATAGATGCCCAATTTAAAATTTTTGGACTCTGCCCAAATTGCAAGAGCGGCAAGCTCACAAGAGGACCAATCAAATGA
- a CDS encoding ATP-binding cassette domain-containing protein, whose product MTVEEGLKFFENIPKAQSKLETLQEVGLDYVKLGQPATTLSGGEAQRVKLAEQLSKRSTGKTIYILDEPTTGLSFADVDKLLHVLNRLADTGNTVLIIEHNLDVIKQADWVIDLGPEGGDKGGTLVAEGTPEQIARAKSHTGEYLKRYLSDGLVAKGSLASK is encoded by the coding sequence ATGACTGTAGAAGAGGGTCTCAAGTTTTTTGAGAACATCCCCAAAGCACAAAGCAAATTGGAAACATTGCAGGAAGTCGGTCTCGACTACGTCAAACTTGGTCAACCTGCCACCACTTTGTCCGGCGGCGAAGCACAGAGGGTGAAGCTGGCTGAACAGTTAAGCAAACGCTCCACCGGCAAGACGATATATATCCTGGATGAGCCCACCACAGGTTTGTCCTTTGCCGATGTAGATAAACTTTTGCACGTTTTAAACCGTCTCGCCGATACAGGCAATACTGTACTGATCATCGAGCATAACCTTGACGTCATTAAACAAGCCGACTGGGTCATCGATTTGGGTCCAGAGGGCGGCGACAAAGGCGGCACCCTCGTAGCAGAGGGCACGCCCGAGCAAATCGCCAGAGCCAAATCACACACCGGTGAATATCTCAAACGTTACCTGTCGGACGGACTTGTGGCAAAAGGCTCACTGGCTAGCAAGTAA
- the uvrA gene encoding excinuclease ABC subunit UvrA — MSKLKGRGFDEHIVVRGARQHNLKNIDIKIPRGNLVVVTGVSGSGKSSLAFDTIFAEGQRRYVESLSAYARQFLGQLDKPDVDGIDGLSPAISIDQKSTSHNPRSTVGTVTEIYDYLRLLFARVGTPHCPECDRLINPQTIDQIVDQVLELTEGTKIQILAPLASGKKGEYQSLFVDLRKEGFARVRVDGVVHELEDEIKLDKNKKHNIDLVVDRLVIKKGIQSRLADSIALGLKWGKQNVLVDTAIGTGGGSGKDLLFSENFACGACGISFAELSPRIFSFNSPYGACEECHGLGCTFEVDPALVVPDPKKTLKEGAIYPWAKTNNPYYDQLLASVAKHYKFSVNTPFGKLTKQEQGVILFGSGTEKLKLGHDSFDGKEFWEYKKSFEGVINNIKRRHEESQSDRVRQDIENYMTQMPCSKCNGARLKPESLSVKIHGKSIAQVSALSVEKAVDYFANVPDKLTTKQRTIAHQVLIEVNARLKFLSDVGLTYLTLDRQAGTLSGGEAQRIRLATQIGSGLSGVLYVLDEPSIGLHQRDNSKLINTLKRLRDLGNTLLVVEHDEDTMRESDWIIDIGPGAGVHGGELVAEGTIEDIMVAPRSSTGAYLSGRKKIVVPKKRRPGNGLFIEVKDASLNNLKNISLSIPLGKFVAVTGVSGSGKSTLVNDLLYQYLRHHFSGTVPAPKGVDKITGLDALDKVIDIDQSPIGRTPRSNPATYTGLFDVIREVFSMTTEAKARGYLPGRFSFNVKGGRCEACRGEGMNEIEMNFCPRSLLLAMSAKVRAITAKLWK, encoded by the coding sequence GTGTCAAAGCTCAAGGGACGCGGCTTCGATGAGCACATTGTGGTCAGAGGAGCCAGGCAGCACAATCTCAAGAACATCGATATCAAAATACCGCGTGGCAATCTCGTAGTTGTGACTGGTGTCAGTGGCTCAGGCAAGTCATCTCTGGCATTTGACACAATATTTGCCGAGGGGCAAAGACGCTATGTCGAATCACTGTCTGCCTATGCCAGACAATTCCTGGGACAGCTTGACAAACCAGATGTCGATGGCATCGATGGGCTGTCACCAGCCATTTCGATTGATCAAAAATCTACCAGCCACAACCCTCGCTCGACAGTTGGTACTGTCACAGAAATTTACGACTATTTACGCTTACTTTTTGCCAGAGTTGGCACACCACATTGTCCCGAGTGCGACCGTTTAATTAATCCGCAGACAATTGACCAGATTGTCGACCAGGTGCTGGAGTTAACCGAAGGTACTAAGATTCAGATTTTAGCCCCGCTTGCCTCAGGCAAAAAGGGCGAGTATCAATCACTCTTTGTAGACTTGCGCAAAGAAGGCTTTGCCCGTGTAAGAGTAGACGGAGTAGTGCACGAGCTAGAAGACGAAATCAAGCTCGACAAAAACAAAAAGCACAATATCGATCTGGTTGTAGATCGGCTTGTCATCAAAAAAGGAATCCAATCGAGGCTAGCTGATAGTATCGCCCTCGGACTCAAATGGGGCAAGCAAAATGTCCTGGTTGATACCGCCATTGGTACCGGCGGAGGCTCTGGCAAGGACCTTTTGTTTAGCGAAAATTTTGCCTGTGGTGCTTGTGGCATCAGCTTTGCCGAGCTATCTCCACGCATCTTTAGTTTTAACAGTCCTTATGGTGCCTGTGAAGAATGTCACGGACTGGGATGCACATTTGAAGTAGATCCGGCCCTTGTGGTGCCGGACCCTAAAAAGACCCTCAAAGAAGGCGCCATCTATCCTTGGGCTAAAACCAATAATCCCTATTACGATCAACTTTTGGCCAGTGTAGCTAAGCACTATAAATTTTCGGTCAACACACCTTTTGGCAAATTGACCAAACAAGAACAAGGTGTAATCCTCTTTGGCTCCGGCACCGAAAAACTCAAGCTCGGTCACGATAGTTTTGATGGCAAAGAGTTTTGGGAGTATAAAAAGTCTTTTGAAGGCGTAATCAATAACATCAAAAGACGCCACGAAGAATCTCAATCCGACAGAGTGCGTCAGGATATAGAGAACTATATGACGCAGATGCCGTGCAGTAAATGCAACGGCGCCAGACTAAAACCAGAGAGCTTGTCTGTCAAAATCCACGGCAAATCAATCGCTCAAGTATCAGCACTCTCAGTAGAAAAAGCCGTAGACTATTTTGCCAATGTCCCGGACAAACTGACCACCAAACAGCGTACAATCGCCCACCAGGTACTAATAGAAGTCAATGCCAGATTGAAATTTTTGAGTGATGTGGGACTGACCTACCTGACGTTAGACAGACAAGCTGGCACCTTATCTGGTGGCGAGGCTCAGCGCATTAGACTGGCAACACAAATCGGCTCTGGATTATCGGGTGTACTTTATGTCCTGGATGAGCCCTCTATCGGTTTGCACCAGAGAGATAACTCCAAGCTCATAAATACACTTAAAAGACTGCGCGACCTGGGCAATACACTACTGGTTGTCGAGCATGACGAAGACACAATGAGAGAGAGTGACTGGATCATAGACATCGGTCCAGGAGCGGGTGTGCACGGCGGCGAGCTTGTGGCAGAGGGCACCATAGAAGACATCATGGTGGCACCGCGCTCATCGACTGGCGCCTACCTCAGTGGCCGCAAAAAAATTGTCGTGCCCAAAAAGCGCAGACCGGGCAACGGACTTTTTATAGAAGTAAAAGACGCCAGCTTAAACAACCTCAAAAATATTTCGCTCAGTATTCCTCTAGGCAAATTCGTGGCCGTCACCGGGGTTTCGGGTTCTGGTAAATCAACTCTAGTCAATGATTTGCTTTATCAATATCTGCGCCACCATTTTTCGGGCACAGTGCCAGCTCCCAAAGGTGTAGATAAAATCACCGGTCTTGATGCCCTCGATAAAGTCATCGACATCGACCAGTCACCGATTGGCCGCACACCACGTTCAAACCCTGCTACCTACACAGGTTTGTTCGATGTCATCCGTGAAGTTTTTTCGATGACAACAGAGGCCAAAGCGCGCGGCTATCTACCCGGTCGCTTTAGCTTTAACGTCAAAGGCGGACGCTGCGAAGCTTGTCGCGGCGAGGGCATGAACGAAATTGAAATGAACTTTTGCCCTCGGTCTTTGTTACTTGCGATGTCTGCAAAGGTGCGCGCTATAACCGCGAAACTCTGGAAGTAA
- a CDS encoding serine/threonine protein kinase, whose protein sequence is MQKSKIGRSPAPKVIPLARSGRPPLYRVKVPSNFKDILVGATLGNRYWVLSVIGKGGMSVVYRAKTKDTGKVVAVKTLRTQGLTDEMLVKRFQREAELLSRLNHPRIVNLHAYGTSARGQPYFVMDFLRGENLTDVLKAEDHLAPERFQDIFVQVCAAIEHAHKHNAIHRDIKPGNIMLTRQGRTVDYVKIVDFGIAMISEEAQRLTRMGEVWGSPIYMSPEQCMGATVDLRSDIYSLGIVMFESLTGRVPFLGRNYADTMGKQISEAPPNLSEVRPDLTIPANFEKIIHKAMAKQPDDRYQTLTQMRKDLEAALSYTTDKAPRISDSHANLKARKKTVETPQHREITPKEEPRPVSKKETSRTNLKAVSVKDKGAQKRSKKTAAKDPPKSRMLPVVGFSLLLSLLIIVGLSQKDFLAKALSDVARALLRGETEYTSPYQYPVEETNQNSSTGQTTGLEDLKEPPAQTDTIDDNDQPAMETATEESSDTSPSSGDSQ, encoded by the coding sequence ATGCAAAAATCCAAAATAGGACGTAGCCCTGCACCAAAAGTGATACCACTGGCAAGAAGTGGTAGACCTCCCCTTTATCGCGTCAAAGTGCCTTCAAACTTTAAAGACATCCTGGTGGGCGCCACTCTGGGCAACCGCTACTGGGTTTTATCAGTCATTGGCAAAGGTGGCATGAGTGTCGTGTACCGTGCCAAAACAAAAGATACCGGCAAAGTCGTGGCAGTAAAAACACTGCGCACCCAGGGACTAACTGATGAGATGCTGGTCAAGAGATTTCAGCGAGAAGCAGAGCTACTTAGCCGGCTCAATCACCCCCGTATCGTCAATCTCCATGCTTACGGTACCAGCGCGCGCGGACAACCTTATTTTGTTATGGATTTTTTGCGCGGCGAAAACCTAACTGATGTGCTCAAAGCAGAAGATCACTTAGCTCCTGAGAGATTTCAGGATATTTTTGTGCAGGTCTGTGCAGCTATCGAACACGCCCACAAACATAACGCTATACACCGTGATATCAAGCCAGGCAACATAATGCTCACCAGGCAAGGACGCACTGTCGATTATGTCAAAATCGTCGACTTTGGTATTGCCATGATCTCTGAAGAAGCCCAGCGCCTGACAAGAATGGGCGAAGTCTGGGGCTCTCCTATCTATATGAGTCCAGAGCAGTGTATGGGTGCCACCGTAGATTTGCGCTCTGATATTTATTCACTGGGCATTGTTATGTTTGAGAGCCTGACAGGACGTGTCCCATTTTTGGGACGCAATTATGCCGATACTATGGGCAAACAAATTAGTGAAGCACCCCCAAATCTGTCGGAAGTAAGACCAGATCTGACAATACCTGCCAACTTCGAAAAAATAATTCACAAGGCTATGGCTAAACAGCCAGACGATCGTTACCAGACCCTCACTCAAATGCGCAAGGATCTGGAAGCAGCTCTTAGCTATACAACAGATAAGGCACCACGCATAAGTGACAGTCACGCCAATCTAAAAGCGCGCAAAAAGACAGTCGAAACACCGCAGCATAGAGAAATAACACCAAAAGAAGAGCCTCGCCCAGTAAGCAAAAAAGAAACATCGCGCACCAATTTAAAAGCAGTATCTGTCAAAGACAAAGGTGCGCAAAAACGTAGCAAAAAGACAGCGGCAAAAGACCCACCAAAGTCAAGGATGTTACCTGTTGTTGGTTTTAGTCTTTTACTGTCGCTTTTAATTATAGTCGGGCTCAGTCAAAAGGATTTTTTAGCCAAAGCTCTGTCAGATGTAGCTCGTGCACTTTTGCGTGGCGAAACTGAATACACAAGTCCTTATCAATATCCCGTAGAAGAGACAAATCAAAATAGCAGCACCGGACAGACCACAGGTCTTGAAGATCTAAAGGAACCACCGGCGCAAACTGACACCATTGACGATAACGATCAGCCGGCCATGGAAACAGCCACTGAAGAAAGCAGTGACACAAGTCCCTCTAGCGGCGACTCACAATAG
- a CDS encoding DUF445 family protein translates to MDFHWATLFSSQEAIFWKVIVPPVLYFAHGYLATWMAIVLLFRPYEAHYFPFTKIQLPLTPGIFPKRRGKLAQAVASTVTDTLLTPADIKNQVEHLLTEDNIRITIGMLFDSILKEFRDTTKLHRLASDIAELSPTLLEHFVSSSIESLEAGRDTKVAAITEKVFDQVILTTRISLEQANEFAARILEAFATPPKVRQALITLLSPGNISSLDESIGAHASGPYKLLARIIGVKRVCYEWRNFLEKEPEEADKIIADMIKRFGIKDQMAVQIANFDLRSMPLQTVAKFKANMVMFVEAFLIEHKEDIILSVRKVEGEAMSTVRQAIVRFNPASIPEAWLDRAKQDLAQFFHSYLKRELGELLEKAIPKLGMYNVIAQKIDLFSAQQLENLIKRICKQELQALEWFGGFIGLMLGFVQIVVNAIAP, encoded by the coding sequence ATGGATTTTCACTGGGCGACCCTATTTTCGAGTCAGGAAGCAATCTTTTGGAAGGTGATTGTGCCACCTGTGCTTTATTTCGCCCATGGCTATCTGGCCACCTGGATGGCTATAGTTCTTTTATTTCGCCCATACGAGGCACATTACTTTCCCTTTACCAAAATCCAGTTGCCGCTAACTCCCGGCATTTTTCCTAAAAGACGGGGCAAATTGGCCCAGGCCGTAGCCTCCACAGTTACTGACACTCTTTTGACTCCGGCTGATATCAAAAATCAAGTCGAGCATTTACTTACCGAAGACAACATCCGCATTACCATCGGTATGCTCTTTGACTCGATTTTAAAAGAATTTAGAGATACGACAAAACTACACAGACTGGCATCGGACATCGCCGAGCTCAGTCCGACCTTGCTTGAGCATTTTGTCTCCAGCTCGATTGAGTCTCTCGAAGCCGGCCGTGATACAAAAGTTGCCGCTATCACCGAAAAAGTCTTTGACCAGGTCATCCTCACAACACGCATATCTCTTGAGCAAGCAAACGAATTTGCCGCCCGCATACTGGAAGCGTTTGCGACACCACCCAAGGTGCGTCAAGCTCTCATTACGCTGCTCAGTCCAGGCAATATAAGCAGCCTGGATGAGTCCATCGGGGCTCACGCCAGCGGCCCCTATAAACTGCTCGCCCGTATCATCGGTGTCAAACGAGTCTGCTACGAATGGCGTAACTTCCTCGAAAAAGAACCAGAGGAAGCAGACAAAATCATCGCCGATATGATTAAGAGATTTGGCATTAAAGACCAGATGGCTGTGCAAATCGCAAACTTTGATTTGCGCTCTATGCCTTTGCAAACAGTAGCCAAATTTAAAGCAAACATGGTGATGTTTGTGGAGGCGTTTTTAATCGAGCACAAAGAAGATATTATCCTGTCAGTGCGCAAAGTAGAAGGCGAAGCGATGAGCACCGTGCGCCAGGCTATAGTCCGCTTTAATCCAGCTTCTATCCCCGAAGCCTGGCTCGATAGAGCCAAACAGGACCTGGCTCAGTTCTTTCATAGTTATCTCAAAAGAGAGCTGGGCGAACTGTTAGAAAAAGCCATTCCCAAACTGGGTATGTATAACGTAATCGCTCAAAAAATCGACCTCTTTTCGGCCCAACAATTAGAAAATCTCATCAAGCGTATTTGCAAACAAGAGCTGCAAGCTCTTGAATGGTTCGGAGGATTTATAGGACTGATGCTGGGTTTTGTACAGATAGTCGTTAACGCTATTGCCCCCTGA
- a CDS encoding tetratricopeptide repeat protein has product MSLLKPISLVVAFYLTLGSLAPAQALDLLKGKNNTQKQVEKSEKQVEMLLSQGSPEALRQALNLIEQGAANQCDSAKLHLYQGRIYERSGDDDKAIMSYIECLILLNATSLTPQPETLQAREALGGLYMKRGSFDEAGGQLRKVLELAPGDTRARGNLGICMIQLGFYKQAVDEFKKVLSSDAKNFTALYNLGLALSAQNEPGLAASYFQQAIALGESTHEQLLPMALIGLANCYREQNQYASALRLVQRAKNLAPRSHYAYLAEAQIFEKTKQPGKAIEAVKKAIELNPQDQNCKLALGRILERGTAFNAGNAKSGGSGSIAAKAAKNPI; this is encoded by the coding sequence GTGTCTCTTCTAAAACCAATTTCACTTGTTGTCGCCTTTTATCTGACACTTGGCTCTCTGGCGCCAGCGCAGGCGCTAGACCTGCTCAAGGGCAAAAACAACACACAAAAGCAAGTCGAAAAAAGCGAAAAGCAAGTGGAGATGTTGCTCAGCCAGGGCTCTCCCGAGGCTTTGCGTCAGGCCCTCAATCTGATTGAGCAGGGCGCTGCCAACCAGTGCGATAGTGCCAAATTGCATCTTTACCAGGGGCGTATATACGAAAGGAGTGGTGACGATGACAAAGCCATCATGTCCTATATCGAATGTCTCATTTTGCTTAACGCCACTTCCCTGACTCCTCAACCTGAGACCTTGCAGGCGCGTGAGGCACTGGGCGGTCTCTATATGAAACGCGGCAGTTTTGATGAAGCCGGTGGGCAGCTGCGCAAAGTGCTGGAGTTAGCTCCTGGAGATACCAGGGCTCGGGGCAATCTTGGCATTTGTATGATCCAGCTGGGCTTTTATAAACAAGCCGTTGATGAATTCAAAAAAGTGCTCAGTAGTGATGCCAAAAACTTTACCGCCCTTTACAATCTTGGGCTTGCGCTCAGTGCTCAAAACGAGCCAGGACTTGCTGCTAGTTATTTTCAGCAGGCAATCGCTCTGGGTGAGAGCACTCATGAGCAGCTATTGCCGATGGCTTTGATTGGACTGGCCAACTGCTATCGTGAACAAAACCAGTATGCATCAGCATTAAGACTGGTGCAAAGAGCTAAAAACCTAGCTCCGCGCAGTCATTATGCCTATCTTGCTGAGGCTCAAATATTTGAAAAAACGAAACAGCCTGGTAAAGCCATTGAAGCTGTGAAGAAGGCAATTGAACTGAATCCCCAGGATCAAAACTGTAAGCTGGCCTTGGGTCGTATCCTGGAGCGGGGCACGGCTTTTAATGCTGGTAACGCTAAAAGCGGTGGCAGTGGCAGCATTGCTGCTAAAGCCGCAAAAAATCCAATCTAA
- a CDS encoding tetratricopeptide repeat protein — MTLSSLSLPVLAAPAENGKDTEDMKNAIFRYKAAVEANPTSGPNHLKLGRAYLTGGEYDNAIKAFQQAVKFNPEDPEGFMGLARAYGSKGEVKAACDSIKEAVRLAPNQIQYRLKYARLLSRADQLDQAIVEFKSAIKLDGNDASAHRDYGAAIGLKGDIAGQILEEKKALALSPDNADAYFYLGSAYAAQDKKQESFTALKRCVELDKTNADAYRLLAAISAAEGKNKDALEYAETAVSLKPDNKNYIATRDKIKMKMTASK, encoded by the coding sequence ATGACCCTATCATCCCTCAGTCTGCCAGTTTTAGCAGCTCCTGCCGAAAACGGCAAAGATACTGAAGACATGAAGAATGCCATATTTCGTTATAAGGCAGCAGTAGAAGCCAATCCTACCAGCGGTCCCAATCATCTCAAGCTTGGACGCGCCTATTTGACCGGCGGCGAATATGACAACGCTATCAAAGCCTTTCAACAAGCAGTCAAGTTTAACCCCGAAGACCCCGAAGGCTTTATGGGCCTGGCGCGGGCTTATGGCAGCAAAGGTGAAGTCAAAGCCGCTTGCGACAGTATCAAAGAAGCTGTGCGTCTTGCTCCAAATCAAATTCAGTATCGTCTTAAATACGCTCGCTTGCTATCTCGTGCGGATCAGCTTGATCAAGCAATCGTCGAGTTTAAAAGTGCAATTAAGTTAGACGGCAATGATGCCAGTGCACACCGTGATTATGGCGCTGCAATCGGTCTAAAGGGCGATATCGCTGGGCAAATACTGGAAGAAAAGAAAGCTCTGGCTCTCTCTCCTGATAACGCCGATGCTTATTTTTACCTGGGTTCGGCTTATGCTGCTCAGGATAAAAAGCAAGAATCTTTTACTGCTCTCAAGCGTTGTGTCGAGTTGGACAAGACAAACGCTGATGCCTACAGGCTTTTGGCTGCTATCAGTGCTGCTGAGGGTAAAAATAAAGATGCCCTTGAGTACGCCGAAACCGCTGTATCACTCAAGCCTGACAACAAAAACTATATTGCTACCAGAGACAAAATAAAAATGAAGATGACCGCTTCCAAGTAG
- the ftsZ gene encoding cell division protein FtsZ has protein sequence MKANIKVVGCGGAGSNAVNRMIAAGLNGVEFWACNTDAQALDLSAAKNRLQIGSKLTRGLGAGGNPNIGQKAAEESREEIAQALQGADMVFIAGGMGGGTGTGAAPIVAEVAKEMGALTVGVVSRPFLFEGKRRSNQADHGVNEIRSRVDTLIIIPNQRLLEVVDHRASMQEAFVEADKVLMQGVQGISDIITVPGLINVDFADVKAVMQTAGSALMGVGRATGEGRAVEAARNAINSPLLETTIDGASGVIFNVTGGPDLTLHEVQEAANVIYSAVSDEANIIFGAVLDDRLHGEVLITVIATGFDMLVQNQPKNRYQSKAEPTQTKQESKPQPPQPQQGPKVTSDILDIPEFLKTRNGR, from the coding sequence ATGAAAGCCAACATCAAAGTGGTTGGTTGTGGTGGAGCGGGATCCAATGCCGTCAACAGAATGATCGCTGCCGGATTAAACGGTGTCGAATTTTGGGCATGCAACACAGATGCACAGGCTCTTGATCTGTCAGCAGCCAAAAACAGATTGCAAATCGGCTCCAAGCTGACTCGCGGTCTTGGTGCTGGTGGCAACCCTAACATCGGTCAAAAGGCTGCCGAAGAAAGCCGTGAAGAGATTGCTCAAGCCCTGCAAGGCGCTGACATGGTCTTTATTGCTGGCGGCATGGGTGGTGGTACCGGTACTGGTGCTGCTCCAATCGTAGCTGAAGTAGCTAAAGAAATGGGCGCTCTCACCGTAGGCGTTGTTTCCAGACCTTTCCTCTTTGAGGGCAAGCGTCGCAGCAATCAAGCTGATCATGGTGTCAATGAGATACGCAGCCGTGTCGATACACTGATCATCATCCCTAACCAGCGCTTGCTAGAAGTCGTAGATCACAGAGCCTCCATGCAAGAAGCCTTTGTCGAAGCCGATAAAGTCTTGATGCAAGGTGTGCAAGGTATCTCGGACATCATCACTGTACCTGGTTTGATTAACGTAGACTTTGCTGACGTCAAAGCTGTTATGCAGACAGCTGGTTCAGCTTTGATGGGTGTCGGTCGCGCTACTGGCGAAGGACGCGCTGTCGAAGCCGCTCGCAATGCTATCAATAGCCCCTTGCTCGAAACCACCATTGATGGTGCTTCAGGCGTTATCTTTAACGTCACCGGCGGACCTGACTTGACCTTGCACGAAGTGCAAGAAGCTGCCAACGTCATCTACTCTGCTGTATCTGACGAAGCTAACATCATATTTGGTGCAGTACTCGACGATCGCCTCCATGGCGAAGTGCTCATTACTGTTATTGCTACTGGCTTTGATATGCTCGTGCAAAATCAACCAAAAAACCGCTACCAGTCAAAGGCTGAACCTACTCAAACCAAGCAGGAATCAAAACCACAGCCGCCACAACCTCAGCAAGGTCCTAAGGTCACTTCCGACATTCTGGACATTCCTGAGTTTCTTAAGACTCGCAACGGTCGTTAA
- a CDS encoding tetratricopeptide repeat protein yields the protein MFLTLALSGAGFDLSVLARRMEPGESTDLARLESLGKSSSVNISSYVSSLTQSSHSAEFYQRAAKLVIYLNRENSELAVKLANAAVLQHPDDAVSYRARGDVWLEVDENQLAQKDLERAIKLDDKNAETYYNYAQALRNQLKYQDALPNLDKAIAIAPLTFRYHDAQGQVLKLLRRDVQAEAAFKKALTLAPPHEHWLPRSHLANFYEQTKALDKAIEQYQLIKLEPHFKSSPGKQDVHIGRCLVELKQYKKALPYLNSAMTSGVTFELLQLRARTLDALGDKAGAAKDRAKIKAIEADF from the coding sequence TTGTTTCTGACCCTCGCTTTGTCTGGGGCGGGTTTTGACTTGTCTGTTTTGGCCAGGCGCATGGAGCCAGGTGAGAGCACAGACCTTGCCCGTCTTGAATCACTGGGCAAGTCGTCCTCGGTCAATATCTCTAGTTATGTAAGCAGCCTGACACAGAGCTCTCATTCTGCCGAGTTTTATCAAAGAGCCGCTAAGCTTGTGATCTATCTCAACCGTGAAAATTCAGAGCTGGCTGTAAAGTTGGCTAATGCTGCGGTCTTGCAGCACCCGGACGATGCTGTCTCCTATCGCGCGCGCGGTGATGTCTGGCTGGAAGTAGACGAAAATCAGCTGGCTCAAAAGGATCTTGAGCGTGCTATCAAGCTGGATGATAAAAATGCCGAGACCTATTATAACTACGCTCAAGCCCTGCGTAACCAGCTCAAATACCAAGATGCTCTGCCAAACCTAGATAAGGCTATTGCTATTGCTCCCCTGACCTTTAGATATCACGATGCTCAAGGTCAAGTGCTAAAGCTTTTGCGCCGCGATGTGCAGGCGGAAGCTGCTTTTAAAAAGGCACTGACTCTCGCACCACCCCATGAACACTGGCTGCCACGCAGTCATCTGGCAAATTTTTATGAGCAGACAAAAGCTCTCGATAAAGCCATCGAGCAATATCAACTAATAAAGCTGGAGCCTCACTTTAAGAGTAGTCCGGGCAAACAAGATGTCCATATTGGCCGATGTCTGGTGGAGTTAAAGCAGTATAAAAAAGCATTGCCCTATCTAAATAGTGCCATGACGAGTGGTGTCACATTTGAACTATTGCAATTGCGTGCTCGCACACTCGATGCTCTCGGTGACAAGGCTGGTGCGGCAAAAGACCGGGCCAAAATAAAAGCAATTGAGGCAGACTTTTAG